One Betta splendens chromosome 16, fBetSpl5.4, whole genome shotgun sequence genomic window carries:
- the esrp1 gene encoding epithelial splicing regulatory protein 1 isoform X4: MTAQVDYLVALFTATSGASGELLGSDERELGHLVWQLVDVKNKELGRVNEILIKPDLSDPTEEREEEDVTEESVEEENGSGADCVSTAATFEAALNLFNLQLTNEVNSMGTGTSVCLCTDGQLHIRQVIHPQAASKNILLPDCFYSFLDLRKEFRNHFPTSDLKALNLHSMAESLSTPVDVPATWDPSATPDPSVPLPPEMAVTQVKAMGSIVLALLSEPLCHNFSNPERVSEKFETGTCSKMEKVCDSTVIRARGLPWQSSDQDIARFFRGLNIAKGGAALCLNAQGRRNGEALVRFVSEEHRDLALQRHKHHMGNRYIEVYKATGEDFLKIAGGTSNEAAMFLSREDQIIVRMRGLPFTATHEQVLAFFSPADGLKEPCPVSGGKDGILFVRYPDGRPTGDAFVLFACEEHAQCALRKHKEILGRRYIELFKSTAAEVQQVLNRYSSAPLIPVAPAPLVSMLPAVSLLPPPGGVRDCLRLRGLPYTASIEDILAFLGEFTHDIRPHGVHMVLNQQGRPSGDCFIQMTSAERALQASQRLHKQVMCSQRGANSRYVEVFPCSSEEMGLVLMGGSLSHTHTHTHSRSRSGTGLSPPPCKSRRLSPPSYSFAPAPPVLPTDAAALYPPIGQVLLAPRPLPPGHAYYPGAAQLYMNYTAYYPSPPGSPTTVGFFPSPSSLSSPGGLVRMPGLTYSSNGVKDLISAVQGYQQYVPEDALMHAHGAVHAHDPARTLLTQPKEWQRKLKLRKWDRTEAEHRAGHRQTRQTGAQQ; this comes from the exons ATGACGGCGCAGGTAGACTACCTGGTGGCGCTTTTCACCGCCACATCTGGCGCGAGCGGGGAGCTGCTGGGCTCCGACGAGAGGGAGCTGGGGCACTTGGTTTGGCAGCTGGTGGACGTCAAAAACAAAGAG TTGGGCAGGGTGAATGAGATCCTCATTAAGCCTGACCTCTCAGACCCtacggaggagagggaggaggaagatgtgACGGAGGAGAGCGTGGAAGAGGAGAACGGATCCGGGGCAGATTGCGTCTCTACCGCCGCGACTTTTGAGGCGGCTTTAAACCTG TTTAATCTACAACTGACAAATGAAGTGAACAGCATGGGCACGGGCacgtcagtgtgtttgtgtacagacGGGCAGCTCCATATCCGTCAAGTGATTCACCCCCAGGCAGCGAGCAAG AACATCCTGCTTCCAGACTGCTTTTACTCTTTCTTGGACCTACGGAAGGAGTTCAGGAACCACTTCCCCACATCTGACCTCAAGGCCTTGAACTTACACAGCATGGCAGAGT ctctcaGCACACCCGTTGATGTGCCAGCCACGTGGGATCCCTCGGCCACCCCGGATCCGTCCGTCCCGTTGCCTCCAGAAATGGCAGTAACGCAGGTCAAGGCTATGGGCAGCATCGTCCTAGCGCTGCTGTCTGAGCCGCTGT GCCACAATTTTTCTAACCCGGAGAGAGTTAGTGAAAAGTTCGAAACTGGCACATG CAGCAAGATGGAGAAGGTGTGCGACAGCACGGTGATCCGGGCGCGGGGGCTGCCGTGGCAGTCGTCCGACCAGGACATCGCTCGCTTCTTCAGAGGACTGAACATCGCCAA AGGAGGGGCCGCGCTGTGTCTCAACGCTCAGGGGAGGAGGAACGGCGAGGCGCTCGTCCGCTTCGTGAGCGAAGAACACCGGGACCTGGCGCTGCAGAGGCACAAACACCACATGGGCAACAGATACATAGAG GTTTACAAAGCAACAGGAGAGGACTTCCTGAAGATAGCAGGAG GTACGTCCAACGAGGCCGCCATGTTCCTGTCCCGCGAGGACCAGATCATAGTCCGCATGCGGGGCCTCCCCTTCACCGCCACGCACGAGCAGGTGCTCGCCTTCTTCTCGCCGGCGGACGGCCTCAAGGAGCCGTGTCCGGTGAGCGGGGGCAAGGACGGCATCCTGTTCGTCCGCTACCCGGACGGCCGGCCCACCGGCGACGCCTTCGTGCTGTTCGCCTGCGAGGAGCACGCCCAGTGCGCCCTGAGGAAGCACAAGGAGATCCTGGGCCGGCGCTACATCGAGCTGTTCAAGAGCACGGCGGCGGAGGTCCAGCAG GTGTTGAACCGGTACTCGTCGGCCCCTCTCATCCCCGTGGCCCCCGCCCCCCTGGTGTCCATGCTGCCGGCGGTGTCTCTCCTGCCCCCTCCTGGCGGCGTGAGGGACTGCCTGCGGCTGAGGGGCCTGCCCTACACGGCCAGCATCGAGGACATCCTCGCCTTCCTGGGCGAGTTCACGCACGACATCCGGCCGCACGGCGTGCACATGGTCCTCAACCAGCAG GGCCGTCCGTCGGGCGACTGCTTCATCCAGATGACGTCCGCGGAGCGGGCGCTGCAGGCCTCGCAGCGGCTCCACAAGCAAGTGATGTGCAGCCAGCGCGGCGCCAACAGCCGCTACGTGGAGGTGTTCCCCTGCAGCTCCGAGGAGATGGGCCTGGTGCTGATGGGGGGCTCCCTctcgcacacacatacacacacacacagccggaGCAGGAGTGGGACAGGGCTCAGCCCTCCACCATGTAAGTCCAGAC GTTTGTCCCCTCCGTCCTACTCCTTCGCCCCCGCGCCGCCTGTCCTGCCCACGGACGCCGCCGCCCTCTACCCCCCCATCGGCCAGGTGCTGCTAGCCCCGCGGCCCCTGCCTCCGGGACACGCATATTACCCTGGAGCGGCTCAGCTCTACATGAACTACACAGCCTACTACCCCAG tCCGCCGGGTTCACCCACCACCGTCGGTTtcttcccctccccctcctccctttcctccccGGGGGGGTTGGTGCGCATGCCAGGCTTGACCTACAGCAGCAACGGCGTCAAAGACCTCATTAGTGCCGTGCAGGGATATCAG cAGTACGTGCCCGAGGACGCCCTCATGCACGCCCACGGGGCCGTGCACGCTCACGACCCTGCCAGGACACTGCTTACGCAGCCCAAAGAATGG CAACGGAAGCTAAAGTTGAGGAAATGGGACAGGACAGAAGCTGAACATCGtgctggacacagacagacacgccaAACAGGAGCACAACAGTAA
- the esrp1 gene encoding epithelial splicing regulatory protein 1 isoform X5 codes for MTAQVDYLVALFTATSGASGELLGSDERELGHLVWQLVDVKNKELGRVNEILIKPDLSDPTEEREEEDVTEESVEEENGSGADCVSTAATFEAALNLFNLQLTNEVNSMGTGTSVCLCTDGQLHIRQVIHPQAASKNILLPDCFYSFLDLRKEFRNHFPTSDLKALNLHSMAESLSTPVDVPATWDPSATPDPSVPLPPEMAVTQVKAMGSIVLALLSEPLCHNFSNPERVSEKFETGTCSKMEKVCDSTVIRARGLPWQSSDQDIARFFRGLNIAKGGAALCLNAQGRRNGEALVRFVSEEHRDLALQRHKHHMGNRYIEVYKATGEDFLKIAGGTSNEAAMFLSREDQIIVRMRGLPFTATHEQVLAFFSPADGLKEPCPVSGGKDGILFVRYPDGRPTGDAFVLFACEEHAQCALRKHKEILGRRYIELFKSTAAEVQQVLNRYSSAPLIPVAPAPLVSMLPAVSLLPPPGGVRDCLRLRGLPYTASIEDILAFLGEFTHDIRPHGVHMVLNQQGRPSGDCFIQMTSAERALQASQRLHKQVMCSQRGANSRYVEVFPCSSEEMGLVLMGGSLSHTHTHTHSRSRSGTGLSPPPCKSRRLSPPSYSFAPAPPVLPTDAAALYPPIGQVLLAPRPLPPGHAYYPGAAQLYMNYTAYYPSPPGSPTTVGFFPSPSSLSSPGGLVRMPGLTYSSNGVKDLISAVQGYQYVPEDALMHAHGAVHAHDPARTLLTQPKEWQRKLKLRKWDRTEAEHRAGHRQTRQTGAQQ; via the exons ATGACGGCGCAGGTAGACTACCTGGTGGCGCTTTTCACCGCCACATCTGGCGCGAGCGGGGAGCTGCTGGGCTCCGACGAGAGGGAGCTGGGGCACTTGGTTTGGCAGCTGGTGGACGTCAAAAACAAAGAG TTGGGCAGGGTGAATGAGATCCTCATTAAGCCTGACCTCTCAGACCCtacggaggagagggaggaggaagatgtgACGGAGGAGAGCGTGGAAGAGGAGAACGGATCCGGGGCAGATTGCGTCTCTACCGCCGCGACTTTTGAGGCGGCTTTAAACCTG TTTAATCTACAACTGACAAATGAAGTGAACAGCATGGGCACGGGCacgtcagtgtgtttgtgtacagacGGGCAGCTCCATATCCGTCAAGTGATTCACCCCCAGGCAGCGAGCAAG AACATCCTGCTTCCAGACTGCTTTTACTCTTTCTTGGACCTACGGAAGGAGTTCAGGAACCACTTCCCCACATCTGACCTCAAGGCCTTGAACTTACACAGCATGGCAGAGT ctctcaGCACACCCGTTGATGTGCCAGCCACGTGGGATCCCTCGGCCACCCCGGATCCGTCCGTCCCGTTGCCTCCAGAAATGGCAGTAACGCAGGTCAAGGCTATGGGCAGCATCGTCCTAGCGCTGCTGTCTGAGCCGCTGT GCCACAATTTTTCTAACCCGGAGAGAGTTAGTGAAAAGTTCGAAACTGGCACATG CAGCAAGATGGAGAAGGTGTGCGACAGCACGGTGATCCGGGCGCGGGGGCTGCCGTGGCAGTCGTCCGACCAGGACATCGCTCGCTTCTTCAGAGGACTGAACATCGCCAA AGGAGGGGCCGCGCTGTGTCTCAACGCTCAGGGGAGGAGGAACGGCGAGGCGCTCGTCCGCTTCGTGAGCGAAGAACACCGGGACCTGGCGCTGCAGAGGCACAAACACCACATGGGCAACAGATACATAGAG GTTTACAAAGCAACAGGAGAGGACTTCCTGAAGATAGCAGGAG GTACGTCCAACGAGGCCGCCATGTTCCTGTCCCGCGAGGACCAGATCATAGTCCGCATGCGGGGCCTCCCCTTCACCGCCACGCACGAGCAGGTGCTCGCCTTCTTCTCGCCGGCGGACGGCCTCAAGGAGCCGTGTCCGGTGAGCGGGGGCAAGGACGGCATCCTGTTCGTCCGCTACCCGGACGGCCGGCCCACCGGCGACGCCTTCGTGCTGTTCGCCTGCGAGGAGCACGCCCAGTGCGCCCTGAGGAAGCACAAGGAGATCCTGGGCCGGCGCTACATCGAGCTGTTCAAGAGCACGGCGGCGGAGGTCCAGCAG GTGTTGAACCGGTACTCGTCGGCCCCTCTCATCCCCGTGGCCCCCGCCCCCCTGGTGTCCATGCTGCCGGCGGTGTCTCTCCTGCCCCCTCCTGGCGGCGTGAGGGACTGCCTGCGGCTGAGGGGCCTGCCCTACACGGCCAGCATCGAGGACATCCTCGCCTTCCTGGGCGAGTTCACGCACGACATCCGGCCGCACGGCGTGCACATGGTCCTCAACCAGCAG GGCCGTCCGTCGGGCGACTGCTTCATCCAGATGACGTCCGCGGAGCGGGCGCTGCAGGCCTCGCAGCGGCTCCACAAGCAAGTGATGTGCAGCCAGCGCGGCGCCAACAGCCGCTACGTGGAGGTGTTCCCCTGCAGCTCCGAGGAGATGGGCCTGGTGCTGATGGGGGGCTCCCTctcgcacacacatacacacacacacagccggaGCAGGAGTGGGACAGGGCTCAGCCCTCCACCATGTAAGTCCAGAC GTTTGTCCCCTCCGTCCTACTCCTTCGCCCCCGCGCCGCCTGTCCTGCCCACGGACGCCGCCGCCCTCTACCCCCCCATCGGCCAGGTGCTGCTAGCCCCGCGGCCCCTGCCTCCGGGACACGCATATTACCCTGGAGCGGCTCAGCTCTACATGAACTACACAGCCTACTACCCCAG tCCGCCGGGTTCACCCACCACCGTCGGTTtcttcccctccccctcctccctttcctccccGGGGGGGTTGGTGCGCATGCCAGGCTTGACCTACAGCAGCAACGGCGTCAAAGACCTCATTAGTGCCGTGCAGGGATATCAG TACGTGCCCGAGGACGCCCTCATGCACGCCCACGGGGCCGTGCACGCTCACGACCCTGCCAGGACACTGCTTACGCAGCCCAAAGAATGG CAACGGAAGCTAAAGTTGAGGAAATGGGACAGGACAGAAGCTGAACATCGtgctggacacagacagacacgccaAACAGGAGCACAACAGTAA
- the esrp1 gene encoding epithelial splicing regulatory protein 1 isoform X8 — protein MTAQVDYLVALFTATSGASGELLGSDERELGHLVWQLVDVKNKELGRVNEILIKPDLSDPTEEREEEDVTEESVEEENGSGADCVSTAATFEAALNLFNLQLTNEVNSMGTGTSVCLCTDGQLHIRQVIHPQAASKNILLPDCFYSFLDLRKEFRNHFPTSDLKALNLHSMAESLSTPVDVPATWDPSATPDPSVPLPPEMAVTQVKAMGSIVLALLSEPLCHNFSNPERVSEKFETGTCSKMEKVCDSTVIRARGLPWQSSDQDIARFFRGLNIAKGGAALCLNAQGRRNGEALVRFVSEEHRDLALQRHKHHMGNRYIEVYKATGEDFLKIAGGTSNEAAMFLSREDQIIVRMRGLPFTATHEQVLAFFSPADGLKEPCPVSGGKDGILFVRYPDGRPTGDAFVLFACEEHAQCALRKHKEILGRRYIELFKSTAAEVQQVLNRYSSAPLIPVAPAPLVSMLPAVSLLPPPGGVRDCLRLRGLPYTASIEDILAFLGEFTHDIRPHGVHMVLNQQGRPSGDCFIQMTSAERALQASQRLHKQVMCSQRGANSRYVEVFPCSSEEMGLVLMGGSLSHTHTHTHSRSRSGTGLSPPPCKSRRLSPPSYSFAPAPPVLPTDAAALYPPIGQVLLAPRPLPPGHAYYPGAAQLYMNYTAYYPSPPGSPTTVGFFPSPSSLSSPGGLVRMPGLTYSSNGVKDLISAVQGYQYVPEDALMHAHGAVHAHDPARTLLTQPKEWVCI, from the exons ATGACGGCGCAGGTAGACTACCTGGTGGCGCTTTTCACCGCCACATCTGGCGCGAGCGGGGAGCTGCTGGGCTCCGACGAGAGGGAGCTGGGGCACTTGGTTTGGCAGCTGGTGGACGTCAAAAACAAAGAG TTGGGCAGGGTGAATGAGATCCTCATTAAGCCTGACCTCTCAGACCCtacggaggagagggaggaggaagatgtgACGGAGGAGAGCGTGGAAGAGGAGAACGGATCCGGGGCAGATTGCGTCTCTACCGCCGCGACTTTTGAGGCGGCTTTAAACCTG TTTAATCTACAACTGACAAATGAAGTGAACAGCATGGGCACGGGCacgtcagtgtgtttgtgtacagacGGGCAGCTCCATATCCGTCAAGTGATTCACCCCCAGGCAGCGAGCAAG AACATCCTGCTTCCAGACTGCTTTTACTCTTTCTTGGACCTACGGAAGGAGTTCAGGAACCACTTCCCCACATCTGACCTCAAGGCCTTGAACTTACACAGCATGGCAGAGT ctctcaGCACACCCGTTGATGTGCCAGCCACGTGGGATCCCTCGGCCACCCCGGATCCGTCCGTCCCGTTGCCTCCAGAAATGGCAGTAACGCAGGTCAAGGCTATGGGCAGCATCGTCCTAGCGCTGCTGTCTGAGCCGCTGT GCCACAATTTTTCTAACCCGGAGAGAGTTAGTGAAAAGTTCGAAACTGGCACATG CAGCAAGATGGAGAAGGTGTGCGACAGCACGGTGATCCGGGCGCGGGGGCTGCCGTGGCAGTCGTCCGACCAGGACATCGCTCGCTTCTTCAGAGGACTGAACATCGCCAA AGGAGGGGCCGCGCTGTGTCTCAACGCTCAGGGGAGGAGGAACGGCGAGGCGCTCGTCCGCTTCGTGAGCGAAGAACACCGGGACCTGGCGCTGCAGAGGCACAAACACCACATGGGCAACAGATACATAGAG GTTTACAAAGCAACAGGAGAGGACTTCCTGAAGATAGCAGGAG GTACGTCCAACGAGGCCGCCATGTTCCTGTCCCGCGAGGACCAGATCATAGTCCGCATGCGGGGCCTCCCCTTCACCGCCACGCACGAGCAGGTGCTCGCCTTCTTCTCGCCGGCGGACGGCCTCAAGGAGCCGTGTCCGGTGAGCGGGGGCAAGGACGGCATCCTGTTCGTCCGCTACCCGGACGGCCGGCCCACCGGCGACGCCTTCGTGCTGTTCGCCTGCGAGGAGCACGCCCAGTGCGCCCTGAGGAAGCACAAGGAGATCCTGGGCCGGCGCTACATCGAGCTGTTCAAGAGCACGGCGGCGGAGGTCCAGCAG GTGTTGAACCGGTACTCGTCGGCCCCTCTCATCCCCGTGGCCCCCGCCCCCCTGGTGTCCATGCTGCCGGCGGTGTCTCTCCTGCCCCCTCCTGGCGGCGTGAGGGACTGCCTGCGGCTGAGGGGCCTGCCCTACACGGCCAGCATCGAGGACATCCTCGCCTTCCTGGGCGAGTTCACGCACGACATCCGGCCGCACGGCGTGCACATGGTCCTCAACCAGCAG GGCCGTCCGTCGGGCGACTGCTTCATCCAGATGACGTCCGCGGAGCGGGCGCTGCAGGCCTCGCAGCGGCTCCACAAGCAAGTGATGTGCAGCCAGCGCGGCGCCAACAGCCGCTACGTGGAGGTGTTCCCCTGCAGCTCCGAGGAGATGGGCCTGGTGCTGATGGGGGGCTCCCTctcgcacacacatacacacacacacagccggaGCAGGAGTGGGACAGGGCTCAGCCCTCCACCATGTAAGTCCAGAC GTTTGTCCCCTCCGTCCTACTCCTTCGCCCCCGCGCCGCCTGTCCTGCCCACGGACGCCGCCGCCCTCTACCCCCCCATCGGCCAGGTGCTGCTAGCCCCGCGGCCCCTGCCTCCGGGACACGCATATTACCCTGGAGCGGCTCAGCTCTACATGAACTACACAGCCTACTACCCCAG tCCGCCGGGTTCACCCACCACCGTCGGTTtcttcccctccccctcctccctttcctccccGGGGGGGTTGGTGCGCATGCCAGGCTTGACCTACAGCAGCAACGGCGTCAAAGACCTCATTAGTGCCGTGCAGGGATATCAG TACGTGCCCGAGGACGCCCTCATGCACGCCCACGGGGCCGTGCACGCTCACGACCCTGCCAGGACACTGCTTACGCAGCCCAAAGAATGGGTGTGTATCTAA
- the esrp1 gene encoding epithelial splicing regulatory protein 1 isoform X9, translating into MTAQVDYLVALFTATSGASGELLGSDERELGHLVWQLVDVKNKELGRVNEILIKPDLSDPTEEREEEDVTEESVEEENGSGADCVSTAATFEAALNLFNLQLTNEVNSMGTGTSVCLCTDGQLHIRQVIHPQAASKNILLPDCFYSFLDLRKEFRNHFPTSDLKALNLHSMAESLSTPVDVPATWDPSATPDPSVPLPPEMAVTQVKAMGSIVLALLSEPLCHNFSNPERVSEKFETGTCSKMEKVCDSTVIRARGLPWQSSDQDIARFFRGLNIAKGGAALCLNAQGRRNGEALVRFVSEEHRDLALQRHKHHMGNRYIEVYKATGEDFLKIAGGTSNEAAMFLSREDQIIVRMRGLPFTATHEQVLAFFSPADGLKEPCPVSGGKDGILFVRYPDGRPTGDAFVLFACEEHAQCALRKHKEILGRRYIELFKSTAAEVQQVLNRYSSAPLIPVAPAPLVSMLPAVSLLPPPGGVRDCLRLRGLPYTASIEDILAFLGEFTHDIRPHGVHMVLNQQGRPSGDCFIQMTSAERALQASQRLHKQVMCSQRGANSRYVEVFPCSSEEMGLVLMGGSLSHTHTHTHSRSRSGTGLSPPPCLSPPSYSFAPAPPVLPTDAAALYPPIGQVLLAPRPLPPGHAYYPGAAQLYMNYTAYYPSPPGSPTTVGFFPSPSSLSSPGGLVRMPGLTYSSNGVKDLISAVQGYQQYVPEDALMHAHGAVHAHDPARTLLTQPKEWVCI; encoded by the exons ATGACGGCGCAGGTAGACTACCTGGTGGCGCTTTTCACCGCCACATCTGGCGCGAGCGGGGAGCTGCTGGGCTCCGACGAGAGGGAGCTGGGGCACTTGGTTTGGCAGCTGGTGGACGTCAAAAACAAAGAG TTGGGCAGGGTGAATGAGATCCTCATTAAGCCTGACCTCTCAGACCCtacggaggagagggaggaggaagatgtgACGGAGGAGAGCGTGGAAGAGGAGAACGGATCCGGGGCAGATTGCGTCTCTACCGCCGCGACTTTTGAGGCGGCTTTAAACCTG TTTAATCTACAACTGACAAATGAAGTGAACAGCATGGGCACGGGCacgtcagtgtgtttgtgtacagacGGGCAGCTCCATATCCGTCAAGTGATTCACCCCCAGGCAGCGAGCAAG AACATCCTGCTTCCAGACTGCTTTTACTCTTTCTTGGACCTACGGAAGGAGTTCAGGAACCACTTCCCCACATCTGACCTCAAGGCCTTGAACTTACACAGCATGGCAGAGT ctctcaGCACACCCGTTGATGTGCCAGCCACGTGGGATCCCTCGGCCACCCCGGATCCGTCCGTCCCGTTGCCTCCAGAAATGGCAGTAACGCAGGTCAAGGCTATGGGCAGCATCGTCCTAGCGCTGCTGTCTGAGCCGCTGT GCCACAATTTTTCTAACCCGGAGAGAGTTAGTGAAAAGTTCGAAACTGGCACATG CAGCAAGATGGAGAAGGTGTGCGACAGCACGGTGATCCGGGCGCGGGGGCTGCCGTGGCAGTCGTCCGACCAGGACATCGCTCGCTTCTTCAGAGGACTGAACATCGCCAA AGGAGGGGCCGCGCTGTGTCTCAACGCTCAGGGGAGGAGGAACGGCGAGGCGCTCGTCCGCTTCGTGAGCGAAGAACACCGGGACCTGGCGCTGCAGAGGCACAAACACCACATGGGCAACAGATACATAGAG GTTTACAAAGCAACAGGAGAGGACTTCCTGAAGATAGCAGGAG GTACGTCCAACGAGGCCGCCATGTTCCTGTCCCGCGAGGACCAGATCATAGTCCGCATGCGGGGCCTCCCCTTCACCGCCACGCACGAGCAGGTGCTCGCCTTCTTCTCGCCGGCGGACGGCCTCAAGGAGCCGTGTCCGGTGAGCGGGGGCAAGGACGGCATCCTGTTCGTCCGCTACCCGGACGGCCGGCCCACCGGCGACGCCTTCGTGCTGTTCGCCTGCGAGGAGCACGCCCAGTGCGCCCTGAGGAAGCACAAGGAGATCCTGGGCCGGCGCTACATCGAGCTGTTCAAGAGCACGGCGGCGGAGGTCCAGCAG GTGTTGAACCGGTACTCGTCGGCCCCTCTCATCCCCGTGGCCCCCGCCCCCCTGGTGTCCATGCTGCCGGCGGTGTCTCTCCTGCCCCCTCCTGGCGGCGTGAGGGACTGCCTGCGGCTGAGGGGCCTGCCCTACACGGCCAGCATCGAGGACATCCTCGCCTTCCTGGGCGAGTTCACGCACGACATCCGGCCGCACGGCGTGCACATGGTCCTCAACCAGCAG GGCCGTCCGTCGGGCGACTGCTTCATCCAGATGACGTCCGCGGAGCGGGCGCTGCAGGCCTCGCAGCGGCTCCACAAGCAAGTGATGTGCAGCCAGCGCGGCGCCAACAGCCGCTACGTGGAGGTGTTCCCCTGCAGCTCCGAGGAGATGGGCCTGGTGCTGATGGGGGGCTCCCTctcgcacacacatacacacacacacagccggaGCAGGAGTGGGACAGGGCTCAGCCCTCCACCAT GTTTGTCCCCTCCGTCCTACTCCTTCGCCCCCGCGCCGCCTGTCCTGCCCACGGACGCCGCCGCCCTCTACCCCCCCATCGGCCAGGTGCTGCTAGCCCCGCGGCCCCTGCCTCCGGGACACGCATATTACCCTGGAGCGGCTCAGCTCTACATGAACTACACAGCCTACTACCCCAG tCCGCCGGGTTCACCCACCACCGTCGGTTtcttcccctccccctcctccctttcctccccGGGGGGGTTGGTGCGCATGCCAGGCTTGACCTACAGCAGCAACGGCGTCAAAGACCTCATTAGTGCCGTGCAGGGATATCAG cAGTACGTGCCCGAGGACGCCCTCATGCACGCCCACGGGGCCGTGCACGCTCACGACCCTGCCAGGACACTGCTTACGCAGCCCAAAGAATGGGTGTGTATCTAA